The proteins below come from a single Cryptococcus gattii WM276 chromosome D, complete sequence genomic window:
- a CDS encoding CAP1-related protein (Similar to TIGR gene model, INSD accession AAW42848.1) gives MEAQVASPRIPFRAASTPPASTPHFHTSPPFYIPSTSVSQDDYPESPVGLRPHASLFKPYTFTLGQPPTRRRLPRVLRSPKRLFLTIAFLGVLALLGSFWRTSDIGNVTGLEDFDGLCRFVSPMDAYHRDLTRLRTVSQGSRFPRDSHDRLKTYKHYHSYSPTGHLIVSDNPEAPHPIPLLLDLGEKRWEELLSRQSRTLEDAVREYIRRYGRQPPKGFDKWWDFAMQHNLVLPDEYDRINLDLAPFLALPKSEMMRRMEMVDNMAETFTLVIKDEGGLKWGGTLPRARDTASLLRGFSDYLPDMRATFSIFDQPQIYLSWARRGSLVDLGLRGEKTSHLEETDSAKVKLSRSCAPDSNYRKNGSFLEGKSFIYDSLEAGDLCQSSSDILVTPLDQFHDPPGNDPEWENKPSSKLAWRGSPTGISWMTSDLDWRSAHRIRLHNYANNRSSEPMKYLVPDLGQRDEGDYDEADEYSAMGSDDDLDGWREGNPDIEEQKAVEREGPLRYVEEETLTDQAMEFFYDIKLAGGPIQCSQDDGTCQNMLDEIEWAPRQNGDDLNLNKFLLDIDGNGWSGRFRKLMSTNSLVIKMTMFTEWFQPHLIPWFMYIPAKLDFSDLPDIMAFFRGTPTHPELAFDETAQALARNGKCFVQRMFRMEDLQAYMMRLFLEYARIAAKEGVDMDFHLDNDNWSQMDSFERFSPPESTSKHEKATNDLLDFADRDYSSHSTKMLTVSDVKEEVPRQDTAAVMEEAEKDTDGMDGINLPWEAVMA, from the exons ATGGAGGCCCAGGTAGCGTCTCCGCGAATTCCCTTCCGTGCCGCCTCAACTCCACCGGCTTCCACACCTCATTTCCACACCTCTCCGCCTTTCTACATTCCTTCGACCAGCGTTTCTCAAGATGACTATCCGGAATCGCCGGTAGGCCTGCGGCCACATGCCAGTCTCTTCAAGCCCTATACCTTCACTTTAGGGCAGCCTCCCACCAGGCGGAGGCTGCCCAGGGTATTGAGGTCGCCAAAGAGATTGTTTTTGACTATCGCCTTTTTGGGCGTTCTGGCACTGCTAG GCAGTTTTTGGCGCACAAGCGACATAGGTAACGTCACTGGACTGGAGGATTTTGATGGCCTTTGCCGATTCGTCTCGCCAATGGATGCGTACCATCGGGACCTAACTCGTCTCCGGACTGTTTCCCAAGGCTCAAGATTTCCCAGAGACTCCCATGACCGCTTAAAAACTTACAAGCATTACCATTCTTATTCTCCGACTGGACACCTCATCGTATCGGATAACCCTGAAGCGCCACATCCCATACCTCTGCTACTGGATCTGGGAGAGAAAAGATGGGAAGAGCTGCTTTCGCGTCAATCAAGGACTTTGGAGGATGCTGTACGGGAATACATAAGGAGGTATGGGCGGCAGCCACCCAAGGGCTTTGACAAGTGGTGGGATTTCGCAATGCAGCACAATCTGGTGTTGCCGGATGAATACGATAGAATTAATCTTGATTTAGCCCCTTTTTTGGCATTGCCAAAGAGTGaaatgatgaggagaaTGGAAATGGTGGACAACATGGCGGAAACATTTACTCTAGTG ATTaaagatgaaggaggaCTTAAATGGGGAGGAACATTGCCTCGTGCCAGAGACACGGCTTCACTACTTCGAGGGTTTTCAGATTATCTCCCTGATATGCGTGCCACATTCTCCATTTTCGATCAACCTCAGATTTATCTTTCCTGGGCACGTAGAGGATCTCTGGTGGACCTCGGGTTACGAGGGGAAAAAACTTCACATTTGGAAGAGACAGATAGTGCGAAAGTGAAACTATCCAGGAGTTGTGCTCCAGACTCGAATTACAGGAAAAACGGAAGTTTTTTGGAGGGCAAGTCTTTTATTTATGATAGCTTAGAGGCTGGTGATCTCTGTCAAAGTAG TTCTGACATCCTTGTGACCCCTCTTGACCAGTTCCACGACCCACCTGGCAACGATCCAGAATGGGAGAATAAACCCAGCTCCAAACTCGCTTGG CGTGGTAGTCCTACTGGCATATCTTGGATGACTTCTGATCTTGACTGGCGATCGGCACACCGTATTCGCCTTCACAATTACGCGAATAACCGATCTTCAGAGCCCATGAAGTATCTTGTACCTGATTTGGGACAAAGAGATGAGGGCGATTACGATGAGGCTGACGAATATAGTGCTATGGGCAGCGATGATGACTTAGATGGATGGCGTGAAGGAAATCCAGATATCGAGGAGCAAAAAGCGGTGGAAAGGGAGGGCCCACTACGATAtgttgaggaagagacCTTAACGGACCAGGCGATGGAGTTTTTCTACGATATCAAGCTGGCTGGCGGGCCCATACAATGTTCTCAAGATGACGGTACTTGTCAAAATATGTT GGATGAGATTGAATGGGCACCTAGACAAAACGGCGACGACTTGAATTTGAACAAATTTCTCTTAGACATTGATGGCAATGGCTGGAG CGGACGGTTCAGGAAGCTGATGAGCACGAACTCACTGGTGATCAAGATGACCATGTTTACTGAATGGTTTCAACCACACCTAATACC ATGGTTCATGTATATACCCGCTAAACTTGATTTTTCGGATCTTCCTGATATCATGGCGTT TTTTCGTGGTACACCTACTCATCCGGAACTCGCTTTCGACGAGACGGCCCAAGCTCTTGCCAGGAATGGA AAATGCTTTGTACAGAGGATGTTCAGAATGGAAGATCTCCAGGCCTATATGATGAGGCTTTTCTTGGAATATGCG AGAATTGCGGCAAAAGAAGGGGTGGACATGGATTTCCACCTGGACAACGATAACTGGTCACAAATGGACTCCTTCGAACGGTTTAGCCCTCCAGAGAGTACCAGCAAGCATGAAAAAGCTACTAATGATCTCCTTGATTTCGCGGACCGCGATTACTCGTCGCACTCGACGAAGATGCTTACCGTCTCCGATGTGAAGGAGGAAGTGCCACGACAGGACACTGCTGCAGTAATGGAAGAGGCCGAGAAGGACACGGATGGGATGGATGGGATAAACCTCCCATGGGAAGCTGTGATGGCATAA
- a CDS encoding Hypothetical Protein (Similar to TIGR gene model, INSD accession AAW43275.1), with protein MPSKRTSTTSIATASKRRRIHTSSVWTHKDDWSTLLSDSSLSTSSISTRPPRFRTFPTLTRCASDAVVRGFPSCWRLAGHTDRVTKYSESDEIVKEDWERWWKEWWERVPPRLQEMVRDGVFKKWGAALSIPVIHELFIIPGVLFLPGDLLPAIAQAPRLKPLIPPTQISPLLTALILTHSHASSDVAVAGLIYHLPNLEVINLKGCTSVAEKTVKTILNRCNGLRKINLKGTKVVERGVKDLLGNFGGQLESFKIDTVTFDDIDDTFSSSPYPHISHLCLPGDILNRSSSPANRNAIRFTGMGYPQPRNTLASDIIQWSGFNKCFPRLTHLYLPGLLVPSGTKINTSFLKLIKIALGPRGPPVPISTVIGLIEGHESTLRSLHLGNVYPDIPSSSRAAYMAVYDDLANHLHQSKLLEQFRWQTDIKGTNNLASDNSMRQCGELVVERLFDTVNRPLKHLVLEVPCPFRTPEMANVPGNTVNQSQLETLEIPGAHLVDHTQFALIIASCPKLRHLDISGTTIDDDDMKIIIPHCKLLSRINLTSCRGIGIRHRRNIFEVT; from the exons ATGCCCTCTAAACGCACCTCCACGACTTCCATAGCTACCGCCTCTAAGCGTCGCCGCATCCATACCTCATCTGTCTGGACACACAAGGACGACTGGTCTACCCTCTTAAGCGACTCTTCTCTCTCTACCTCGTCCATCTCCACCCGGCCGCCCCGTTTCCGCACGTTTCCTACTCTGACAAGATGCGCTAGTGATGCTGTTGTCAGGGGATTCCCTTCCTGTTGGCGACTTGCTGGACATACGGATCGAGTGACGAAATATAGCGAATCCGATGAAATCGTAAAGGAAGATTGGGAACGATGGTGGAAGGAATGGTGGGAAAGAGTTCCTCCACGTCTTCAAGAAATGGTTAGGGATGGTGTATTCAAGAAATGGGGAGCTGCGCTGTCTATTCCGGTCATACATGAA CTTTTCATCATACCTGGCGTTCTGTTCCTTCCGGGAGATTTACTTCCTGCTATTGCTCAGGCCCCACGGCTCAAGCCCCTTATTCCTCCTACCCAAATTTCACCGTTGCTGACTGCTCTCATATTGACTCATTCGCACGCCTCTTCCGATGTCGCCGTAGCTGGGCTCATCTACCATCTTCCAAACCTTGAAGTGATCAACCTCAAGGGTTGCACGTCTGTGGCGGAAAAAACTGTGAAGACCATACTCAATAGGTGCAACGGCTTGAGGAAAATAAATCTGAAAGGGACAAAAGTagtggaaagaggagtGAAGGATCTGCTTGGAAATTTCGGCGGGCAGTTGGAGAGTTTTAAGATTGATACCGTCACATTTGAC GACATTGACGATACCTTTTCGTCATCACCTTACCCCCACATATCACATCTCTGCCTTCCAGGCGATATCCTCAATCGATCTTCTTCACCGGCTAACCGGAATGCAATTCGGTTCACGGGGATGGGATATCCACAACCTCGTAACACTTTGGCTAGTGACATTATACAATGGAGTGGATTTAATAAATGCTTCCCTAGACTGACACACCTGTATTTGCCTGGGCTTTTAGTACCTTCTGGGACGAAGATTAATACTTCTTTTCTAAAGTTGATAAAGATCGCGTTGGGTCCTCGAGGACCCCCAGTACCAATCAGCACTGTCATTGGTCTGATAGAAGGCCACGAATCCACTCTCAGATCTCTTCATCTGGGCAATGTGTATCCCGATattccctcctcctcaagAGCAGCATACATGGCTGTCTATGACGACCTTGCaaatcatcttcatcaGTCAAAACTGTTAGAACAGTTTCGATGGCAGACTGATATTAAGGGGACAAATAATTTGGCGTCTGATAACAGTATGAGACAATGCGGTGAATTGGTAGTTGAACGATTATTTGACACAGTGAATAGACCTCTCAAG CATTTGGTACTCGAAGTGCCGTGTCCGTTTCGAACGCCAGAAATGGCAAATGTACCCGGTAATACCGTCAATCAAAGCCAGTTAGAGACTTTGGAAATTCCAGGCGCTCATTTAGTAGACCATACGCAATTTGCTCTTATAATCGCTTCCTGCCCCAAGCTGCGACATCTGGATATCTCTGGTACAACCATCGATG ATGATGACATGAAAATCATCATTCCTCACTGCAAGCTGCTTTCTAGGATAAACCTCACATCTTGTCGGGGGATTGGTATACGTCACAGAAGAAATATCTTTGAGGTCACATGA
- a CDS encoding Serine/threonine-protein kinase 12 (Aurora-B) (Similar to TIGR gene model, INSD accession AAW43274.1), whose protein sequence is MSSQNVSGLMAGLSLYGPQSPKGPKAQQAGKTQGSSHSSQSQNRLPPVLKKYMNPGLVRPPNSGLANNNHPSSSYSDPSSRGPLLTLAGVNVSYPKSGTVSPVSKSKGAIGYHSAHGIHGAAHATSSRAMASSINPGAPKHAIASSSAHVMNSASENGKSLELGRYDGGLEEDEANHGDVSGPTAKMLELSSVSDGAIPLSLLSFTIGRPLGKGKFGRVYLARSKAPPHFIVALKCLHKAEIIQGKVESQVRREIEIQQNLRHPNILRLYGYFHDSKRIFLVLEFAAKGELYKQLSRLGRFDEKKSSRYIAQMADALSYLHKKHVIHRDIKPENLLIGLNGELKIGDFGWSVHAPSNRRSTLCGTLDYLPPEMVEGKEHTAAVDLWALGVLTYEFVVGGPPFEDLSGNAATYRRIRNVDLHVPSWVSPEATDLIKRLLRYKPEDRLPLSQVMIHPWIKMYEKKRSTGGGIRKS, encoded by the exons ATGTCCTCGCAGAATGTTTCTGGCCTCATGGCAGGTCTATCTCTCTATGGTCCTCAATCTCCCAAAGGACCCAAAGCACAACAAGCTGGCAAGACACAGGGGTCATCTCACTCTTCTCAGTCTCAAAATCGGCTTCCTCCGGTGCTCAAGAAGTATATGAATCCTGGTCTTGTCCGCCCTCCCAACAGTGGTCTTGCCAACAACAATCATCCGTCATCCTCGTACTCAGACCCATCATCACGCGGTCCGCTTCTTACCCTTGCGGGTGTCAACGTCTCATACCCCAAATCCGGCACAGTATCTCCTGTGAGCAAGTCGAAGGGCGCCATTGGGTACCATTCTGCTCATGGAATTCATGGAGCAGCTCATGCAACCTCTTCAAGAGCGATGGCATCTTCCATCAACCCTGGCGCTCCAAAACATGCTATAGCGAGTAGTTCTGCACATGTTATGAATTCGGCCTCGGAAAACGGAAAGAGCCTAGAATTGGGCCGGTATGACGGCGGCttggaggaagatgaagcaAATCATGGGGATGTCAGTGGGCCTACAGCTAAAATGCTGGAGCTCTCCAGTGTCAG TGATGGTGCGATTCCCCTGTCGCTACTGTCATTCACTATTGGCCGCCCATTAGGTAAAGGTAAATTCGGTCGTGTATACCTTGCCAGATCCAAGGCACCTCCTCATTTTATTGTCGCCCTCAAATGTCTCCATAAAGCAGAAATCATTCAGGGTAAGGTAGAAAGCCAGGTGCGAAGAGAGATAGAAATTCAGCAAAACTTGAG GCATCCTAATATCCTTCGTCTCTATGGTTACTTCCACGACAGTAAACGTATATTTTTGGTCCTAGAATTCGCCGCAAAGGGGGAATTATACAAACAGTTGTCTAGACTAGGCAGGTTCGATGAAAAGAAGAGTAGCCGA TACATAGCTCAAATGGCCGATGCTTTGTCATATTTGCACAAAAAGCATGTCATCCACCGAGACATCAAACCTGAAAATCTTCTCATCGGTTTGAACGGCGAGCTCAAAATCGGTGATTTTGGCTGGAGTGTG CATGCACCAAGTAATCGTCGTAGCACGCTTTGTGGAACCCTTGATTATCTTCCTCCTGAGATGGTGGAGGGCAAGGAGCATACCGCTGCTGTCGATCTATGGGCATTAGGTGTGCTAACTTACGAGTTTGTCGTCGGCGGACCCCCATTTGAG GATCTCTCTGGGAACGCCGCTACATACCGGCGAATAAGGAATGTTGATTTACATGTTCCCTCTTGGGTTTCTCCTGAAGCCACTGATCTCATCAAAAGA CTCCTTCGATACAAGCCTGAGGACCGCCTACCTCTGTCCCAAGTCATGATTCACCCATGGATCAAGATGTACGAGAAGAAAAGATCGACGGGTGGCGGAATCAGGAAGTCGTAA
- a CDS encoding ATPase of the AAA family, putative; Rix7p (Similar to TIGR gene model, INSD accession AAW43288.1; required for export of pre-ribosomal large subunits from the nucleus) has product MAPRDVGRVLMDVAFFAASQVALYYTLRYVVSSLDPASGSSKKAKEKSKNLLAQTGLSEAQLASLELDEYEQTIAAEIVPPSSIDVTFEGIGGLDDIIASLRETVIYPLTFPELFGSGNGLLSAPKGVLLYGHPGCGKTMLAKALAKESGATFINLPLSSLTNKWFGESNKLVAGLFSLAKKLQPSIIFIDEIDSLFRERSAGDHEVTAMMKAEFMTLWDGLTTGNDSRILVLGATNRPNDIDPAILRRMPKRFAIRLPNYEQRVKILTLMLVHTRLAPNFSIEKLAQRTDGLSGSDLRETCRNAVMTPVQELMREKGKSGVKGLEMARKEGFQVRPLNMDDFVLHDSHAYAYVDPSRRAPGAYVTESLD; this is encoded by the exons ATGGCCCCTAGAGACGTCGGAAGAGTACTTATGGACG TTGCATTTTTTGCGGCTTCTCAAGTTGCCCTCTATTACACCCTTCGATATGTCGTGTCATCACTGGATCCCGCATCCGGTTCATCGAAAAAGGCTAAagagaagagcaagaaTCTCCTTGCCCAGACTGGCCTCTCAGAAGCTCAGCTAGCGTCGCTTGAGTTAGACGAGTATGAGCAAACCATTGCCGCCGAGATTGTACCACCGTCATCGATCGACGTCACATTCGAGGGGATAGGAGGTTTAGACGATATTATTGCGAGCTTGAGGGAGACCGTTATATATCCTCTAACCTTTCCGGAGCTTTTTGGCAGTGGTAATGGATTGCTGAGTGCACCAAAGGGAGTGCTGTTATATGGGCATCCAGGGTGTGGTAAAACCATGCTGGCTAAGGCTTTGGCAAAGGAGAGTGGAGCAACTTTCATCAACCTTCCCCTATCGAGTCT GACAAACAAATGGTTTGGTGAATCTAATAAGCTTGTTGCTGGGCTTTTTTCACTGGCTAAAAAGCTTCAGCCGAGTATC ATCTTTATAGATGAAATCGATAGTCTTTTCAGAGAAAGATCGGCCGGAGACCACGAAGTAACCGCAATGATGAAAGCGGAGTTCATGAC TCTCTGGGATGGTTTGACCACTGGGAACGATTCCAGAATATTAGTTTTAGGGGCAACGAATCGACCAAATGA CATCGATCCCGCCATCCTCCGACGGATGCCGAAACGATTTGCTATTCGCCTTCCCAATTATGAGCAACGAGTTAAAATCCTCACGCTTATGCTGGTGCACACGAGACTTGCGCCGAATTTCTCCATCGAAAAGCTTGCGCAGCGCACAGATGGTCTTTCTGGGTCAGATCTCCGTGAAACTTGTCGAAATGCAGTCATGACGCCTGTGCAAGAGTTGATGCGagaaaaagggaaaagcGGAGTAAAGGGGTTGGAAATGGCTCGGAAAGAG GGTTTCCAAGTACGGCCTCTCAACATGGACGACTTTGTTCTGCATGATTCTCACGCCTATGCCTACGTCGATCCCAGCAGGAGAGCTCCAGGGGCATATGTTACGGAATCGCTTGATTAA
- a CDS encoding NADH-ubiquinone oxidoreductase 51 kDa subunit, putative (Similar to TIGR gene model, INSD accession AAW42845.1) codes for MLSRTPLLRSSPRTITAARRSLATVSDAPVRHYGGLKDQDRIFTNLFCKHDHGIKGALARGDWHKTKDIILKGDAWIIQTVKDSGLRGRGGAGFPSGLKWSFMNKPGWEKDPRPRYLVVNADEGEPGTCKDREIMRGDPHKLVEGCLVAGRAMNANAAYIYIRGEFYQEASHVQQAIDEAYKAGLIGKNACGSGYDFDVYLHRGAGAYICGEETALIESIEGKQGKPRLKPPFPADVGLFGCPTTVANVETVAVAPTIARRGGSWFASFGRERNSGTKVYCVSGHVNNPCVVEEEMSIPLQELLEKHCGGVRGGWQNLKGIVPGGSSVPVITRETSEKCLMDYDSLKDNGTSLGTGAVIVMDNTTDMIAAIARFSKFYKHESCGQCTPCREGTSWMMNMMDRMVEGRAQEREIDMLLELTKQVEGHTICALGDAAAWPIQGLMKNFRPEVEQRLAQFHAKHGQVMFGGKLLSDADRRYALPDNLGGDAIRQIASP; via the exons ATGCTCTCCCGCACTCCTCTCCTCCGCTCCTCCCCACGCACAATCACAGCGGCTCGCAGATCCCTCGCAACTGTATCAGACGCCCCAGTCAGGCATTATGGCGGACTCAAGGATCAAGATCGTATCTTCACCAATCTCTTTTGCAAGCACGACCATGGCATAAAGGGCGCTCTCGCTAGGGGCGATTGGCACAAAACAAAAGATATAATTCTCAAAGGAGATGCATGGATTATCCAGACCGTCAAGGATTCTGGCTTgagaggacgaggaggtGCAGGTTTCCCGAGCGGGTTGAAATGGAGTTTTA TGAACAAGCCAGGATGGGAAAAGGACCCCAG ACCACGATACCTTGTAGTAAATGCCGATGAAGGTGAACCTGGAACGTGTAAAGATCGAGAAATCATGCGGGGTGACCCTCACAAACTTGTCGAAGGCTGTTTGGTTGCTGGTCGGGCCATGAACGCGAATGCTG CGTATATCTACATTCGAGGAGAGTTTTACCAAGAAGCTTCTCATGTTCAGCAAGCTATTGACGAGGCCTATAAGGCTGGGTTGATTGGAAAGAACGCTTGTGGTTCCGGATATGATTTCGACGTTTACCTTCATCGAGGTGCCGGTGCCTATATCTGTGGTGAAGAAACTGCATTGATTGAGTCCATTGAAGGCAAGCAGGGCAAGCCCAGACTGAAGCCTCCTTTCCCTGCCGATGTTGGTTTGTTCGGTTGCCCCACCACTGTCGCCAACGTGGAGACTGTTGCGGTTGCCCCGACCATCGCCCGACGAGGTGGTTCTTGGTTTGCGAGCTTTGGCAGGGAGAGGAACAGTGGCACTAAGGTGTATTGTGTCTCCGGCCACGTGAACAACCCATGTGTtgtggaagaggagatgtCTATTCCCTTACAGGAACTTTTGGAGAAGCACTGTGGTGGCGTTCGTGGTGGATGGCAAAACTTGAAGGGTATTGTTCCTGGCGGTAGTTCAGTGCCAGTAATCACTAGGGAGACATCTGAAAAATGCCT GATGGactatgactctcttaaAGATAATGGTACTTCGCTTGGTACAGGTGCAGTCATTGTTATGGACAACACCACCGACATGATTGCCGCCATTGCCCGATTCTCAAAGTTCTACAAGCACGAGTCTTGTGGTCAATGTACCCCTTGCCGAGAAGGTACATCTTGGATGATGAACATGATGGACCGAATGGTGGAAGGACGGGCGCAAGAGAGGGAGATTGACATGCTTTTGGAATTGACAAAACAAGTGGAAGGTCATACTATTTGTGCTTTGGGTGATGCCGCGGCTTGGCCTATCCAAGGCTTGATGAAGAATTTCC GTCCTGAAGTTGAACAACGTCTTGCTCAATTCCATGCCAAGCACGGCCAGGTGATGTTCGGTGGCAAGCTGCTCTCAGATGCGGACAGGAGGTATGCGCTCCCGGATAACCTCGGAGGAGATGCCATTAGGCAAATTGCGTCTCCTTGA
- a CDS encoding Mitochondrial carrier protein rim2, putative (Similar to TIGR gene model, INSD accession AAW42838.1) translates to MSTKSFSQSFIASTDPSSSLPSPSAPPLNLSTKKEKKLQGWQHSAAGSMGGMTGAIVTSPFDVVKTRLQSDMFRHSSDEGVRHAAEVAKKGGGGGIRGVMWQFVDTVYLIKRIGVEEGWRALYKGLGPSLVGIIPARAINFYFYPTSKVYLAKQFPNAPTEKPGQTAEDSPVIHLGAAIVAGIMTSTGTNPIWVVKTRLQLSARKKETGGVSAKSGSFLPKPIAASAASLASQASTPVSTAAVSAAASAATTRAVPKSNLTPAFTMTMDIIKKEGIRGLYRGLSASYLGVSEGVIQWVLYERFKRLNAATTTHLESQPLLSYIPHIVGASGGAKAVASLITYPHEVIRTRLRQPALPDGTIKYKGLLQTLKLVWVEEGVGALYGGLTAHLFRVVPNAACMFLIYELVAAKLGA, encoded by the exons ATGTCGACAAAATCCTTCTCCCAATCATTTATCGCCTCCACAGACCCAAGTTCTTCCCTACCCTCTCCCTCCGCGCCACCCTTAAATTTATCCAcaaagaaagagaagaagctgcAAGGATGGCAGCACAGTGCCGCCGGAAG CATGGGCGGCATGACTGGAGCCATTGTCACTTCCCCGTTTGACGTCGTCAAAACCCGTCTGCAATCAGATATGTTTAGGCATTCATCCGATGAAGGTGTGCGACATGCGGCAGAGGTGGCTAAAAAAGGTGGTGGTGGGGGTATCAGGGGTGTCATGTGGCAATTTGTGGATACCGTTTATCTCATCAA GCGGATAGGTGTAGAGGAAGGTTGGAGAGCTCTTTACAAGGGTTTAGGGCCTAGCTTGGTCGGTATTATCCCTGCTCG AGCAATCAACTTTTACTTTTATCCAACCTCCAAAGTCTACCTTGCCAAACAATTTCCTAATGCACCCACTGAGAAACCAGGACAAACGGCAGAGGATAGTCCGGTCATTCACTTGGGAGCGGCAATCGTTGCTGGTATCATGACAAGTACCGGGACAAATCCTATTTGGG TGGTTAAAACAAGACTGCAACTTTCggcgaggaagaaggagacAGGCGGCGTATCGGCAAAGTCGGGATCATTTTTACCCAAACCTATAGCTGCCTCTGCCGCCTCCCTTGCCAGCCAGGCTTCTACGCCCGTATCAACAGCAGCGGTTTCAGCAGCAGCATCTGCGGCCACAACGCGAGCAGTACCCAAGTCAAATTTGACACCCGCTTTCACAATGACTATGGACATTATAAAAAAGGAAGGTATCAGGGGGTTGTACAGAGGTTTATCGGCCAGTTATTTGGGTGTCTCTGAGGGAGTGATCCAATGGGTCTTGTATGAA CGATTCAAACGATTGAACGCCGCCACCACGACCCATCTTGAATCccaacctcttctctcctACATTCCCCATATTGTGGGCGCCTCGGGCGGTGCCAAGGCTGTCGCATCCCTCATCACGTATCCCCACGAAGTTATCCGAACGCGTCTTCGTCAACCTGCTCTTCCTGATGGCACTATCAAGTACAAGGGATTGTTACAGACGTTGAAGCTTGTttgggtggaggagggtgTAGGCGCATTGTATGGCGGTTTGACCGCTCATTTGTTCAGGGTCGTACCGAATGCTGCGTGTATGTTCTTGATCTATGAGCTCGTGGCTGCCAAGCTGGGTGCGTGA
- a CDS encoding Hypothetical protein (Similar to TIGR gene model, INSD accession AAW42836.1; CND04090), whose translation MPGKKPEFSEPPCKLFAITQYQCSPESGRVACWPLERIFRQCGENKPAIEVTNRILRDSSGNNKNEMVVDPIFIKNPPKAKSWGDLRL comes from the exons ATGCCTGGCAAGAAACCCGAATTTTCAGAACCTCCTTGCAAGCTCTTTGCAATCACGCAGTACCAATGTTCCCCTGAAAGCGGGCGGGTCGCTTGCTGGCCTCTCGAACGGATCTTTCGACA ATGTGGGGAAAATAAACCAGCTATCGAAGTTACGAACCGTATCCTCCGAGATTCATCTGGCAACAACAAAAACGAAATGGTCGTTGACCCCATCTTCAT TAAAAATCCACCGAAAGCCAAGAGCTGGGGCGATTTGAGACTGTGA